Part of the Tumebacillus sp. BK434 genome is shown below.
TAAATATTTCTGTATACAACTTACTTAATCATGAAAATATATGCTAGATATAGCGAGCCGGATGGTATAAAATAAGGAGCGGACTTAGATTTATGTCGTTTTTTGTCTGTTAAAGGGAGGCACCATGAGACAACCGAGGGGATACCGAAACGGATGGGAGCATCTGGCAGGTTTATTGGAATGGCTGGATGTGAAAATCGGACTGCTCCTGGAGCGGCAACAGGGGGCCAATCCGCCCGGCGATGACATGATGGACCCGTTTAAAGGGCTGGTCGTCTCGGAGCAGGAAGTCTACCGTCTGCTGGAAGAGCCTGTGTTTTCCTTTCCGCCGGAAGATGTTGCGCATGCGACGCTGTTGGAGGAGCTGGAAGCAGGCCATGAACTGAGCATCGCGCTAAGCGCTGCGGGAGGCGTCTTTTTGCCGCTGCCGTACGTGGCGGACGTGTTTCAGCTCACCGCCTTGGAGCAGCAGATTTTGCTGATCGCCCTCGCCGTCGAGGTGCACCGTAAATATGAGAAGCTTTACGCCTATCTGCAAGATGACGTCACCGCGAAAAGCCCGACCGTCGACCTGGTGGTGAAACTGCTCGGCCAGACGGCGGACGACATGCAGGCGATCCTGGAGCATGTGCGGCCGGATGGAACCTTGTTCGCCTACTTTTTCAAACGGGATGATGAGGCGAACGACACCTTGCTGTCCAGAAAATTGCGGCTAGAGCCGCGAATGATCCGCTTTTTGCTGCAAACTGGCGATGGCGATGAGGTGCTGGCCCGCTGTGCTGAGACGTTCGATCCGCAGGCAGCGCTGCCTGCGCTGCGCTGGGAGCAGGACGTGCAGGAGCAGTTGCGTCGCTTTGTCGATTCGCACGCCGAAGAGACGGCGCTTTTGTTTCTGATCGCCGGCAACCCCGGCTCCGGGAAAAAGCTGCATGCCCGCCATACCGCTCAGCATCTGGGGAAAAAACTGGTGCTGGTCAACCTGCGGGAAGCTTTGCAGGATGAACTGCCGCTGGCAGAGCTGCTGTCCCGCGCCTTGCGGGAGGCAAAATTGCAGCAAGCGGTGCTGGGGCTGTCTGGCGTGCATCTATTGCTTGAAGGGGAGGAAGCTTTGCAGCGCAAGCAGATCTTCATCCTGCAAGAAGCGTTGGACAGCTTCCAGGGCATCGTGTTCCTCTTGTCGGAGAAGCCGTGGAAAGCGCCGGAACTGCGCAGCGGACGCGTGCTGATCGA
Proteins encoded:
- a CDS encoding ATP-binding protein translates to MRQPRGYRNGWEHLAGLLEWLDVKIGLLLERQQGANPPGDDMMDPFKGLVVSEQEVYRLLEEPVFSFPPEDVAHATLLEELEAGHELSIALSAAGGVFLPLPYVADVFQLTALEQQILLIALAVEVHRKYEKLYAYLQDDVTAKSPTVDLVVKLLGQTADDMQAILEHVRPDGTLFAYFFKRDDEANDTLLSRKLRLEPRMIRFLLQTGDGDEVLARCAETFDPQAALPALRWEQDVQEQLRRFVDSHAEETALLFLIAGNPGSGKKLHARHTAQHLGKKLVLVNLREALQDELPLAELLSRALREAKLQQAVLGLSGVHLLLEGEEALQRKQIFILQEALDSFQGIVFLLSEKPWKAPELRSGRVLIDLALHVPPDPVRQQVWEEASAGYAITEGLDWRAMAGKFRFTIGQIEQSLLAAKANAHWQQDADTPIGLEALHRACYAQVQHNLEKKAVRITPRYTFEQLILPDEQKDNLKNACNQMKFRSVVYGEWGFDRKLSYGKGLSMLFAGPPGTGKTMSAEVIAKELHLEIYKIDLSQVISKYIGETEKNLQEIFAEAQLSSAILFFDEADALFGKRSEVKDSHDKYANVETAYLLQKMEEYEGITILASNFQQNMDEAFMRRINYVIKFPFPDAEYREMIWRGMFPKETPLDDDLDFRYLAEKFQFAGGNIKNIVMSAAFLAVETGSPVGMRHLIRAIKHELGKTGKLLLKHELDEFQEYLGV